In Streptomyces hawaiiensis, one genomic interval encodes:
- a CDS encoding NUDIX hydrolase: protein MTSPVSPSDHVSPRADLPAAQYAASRHAAWLGAAAIITDEVGRVLLVHPTYRGDDSWLLPGGVVEAGEHPHVTCRREITEELGLDLPLSAVLAVHSFSPHHPDLQTATACPGEIRFVFDGGTLHPDQVEAIRLPREELSEYAFLETRDAVQRLRPVDRQIMLAAYRARLGNTATAHLADGRHIHDVPALDRHDVHVRYRPLWDSPLHRSPVPERLPVQQAWAWCFAPDGRVVLVADPGPRGALPMLPGGTVETTDATPEDTLHREAAEEAQLTLADPVRLGWVLDETGEVYGGVGSNARLRLAARVTAIGPTAVDPATGHPFARLLATPAQAAALLGWGPPGARQAQLAAETARERWGLPTARPAAIEEIPAEGMRLT, encoded by the coding sequence GTGACCTCTCCCGTCTCCCCTTCGGATCACGTCTCACCGCGTGCCGATCTGCCCGCAGCGCAGTACGCCGCATCCCGGCATGCGGCGTGGCTCGGCGCCGCCGCGATCATCACCGACGAGGTCGGCCGGGTCCTGCTGGTGCACCCCACCTACCGCGGGGACGACTCGTGGCTGCTGCCCGGAGGCGTCGTCGAAGCCGGCGAACACCCGCACGTCACCTGCAGGCGCGAGATCACCGAGGAACTGGGCCTGGATCTACCCCTGTCGGCCGTGCTCGCCGTCCACTCCTTCTCCCCGCACCACCCCGACCTCCAGACTGCCACGGCATGCCCCGGCGAGATCCGGTTCGTCTTCGACGGGGGAACTCTCCACCCCGACCAGGTGGAGGCGATCCGCCTGCCGCGCGAGGAGCTGTCCGAGTACGCCTTCCTGGAGACCCGGGACGCGGTGCAGAGGCTGCGGCCCGTGGACAGGCAGATCATGCTCGCCGCCTACCGTGCCCGGCTCGGGAACACCGCCACCGCTCACCTCGCCGACGGCCGGCACATCCACGACGTCCCGGCGCTGGACCGCCATGACGTCCACGTCCGCTACCGACCCTTGTGGGACAGCCCTCTCCACCGCAGCCCCGTCCCCGAGCGGCTGCCCGTACAGCAAGCCTGGGCGTGGTGCTTCGCCCCCGACGGCCGGGTCGTCCTCGTGGCCGACCCCGGCCCGCGGGGTGCGCTGCCGATGCTGCCCGGCGGCACCGTGGAGACGACCGACGCGACTCCCGAGGACACCTTGCACCGCGAAGCCGCCGAGGAAGCCCAGCTCACCCTGGCCGATCCGGTGCGACTGGGCTGGGTGCTGGACGAGACCGGCGAGGTCTACGGCGGCGTGGGGTCCAACGCCCGGCTCCGCCTGGCCGCCCGGGTCACCGCCATCGGGCCGACGGCCGTCGACCCCGCCACCGGCCACCCCTTCGCCCGCCTGCTCGCCACCCCCGCCCAGGCAGCCGCCCTGCTGGGCTGGGGCCCGCCCGGCGCGCGGCAAGCCCAGCTCGCGGCGGAGACGGCACGCGAGCGGTGGGGCCTGCCCACCGCTCGCCCCGCCGCCATCGAGGAGATCCCGGCGGAGGGGATGCGGCTGACCTGA